One Shewanella sp. MR-4 DNA window includes the following coding sequences:
- a CDS encoding MMPL family transporter translates to MAPKIATRIGHCLMQTSTKWRFAIWLCLMLAASLWTLQLWQNGAKVQSDILAMLPHLQQDALTARALEQVESTLADQVYLALIAEDEPQAIAAATLLMEQLKTQHTAFTDIRSADLQMGEALGQFYFPYRFKLLTPEQTQALSHDGLEHLIASATQQLYNAFSYANSQLLTQDPLLLFPDNVLALAPSSKLSASQGILLAHPQSVDTKQGVDSSEGVAAIVMAKGTESAFNPNAQLRQQAALTQALNAVSVQYASVKVLQAGALFHAIEATNTAKSEISVLGLASLLGVVLLVWLAFRSVMPLLLAMVTIGSGLLLAVTFTLSVFGELHLLTLVFGTSLIGIAIDYSFHFYCERLSDNKRSAQATVAYIFPTVSLAFITSALAYVGIGLAPFPGMQQVAIFCASGLLGAYLTLVLAYPLLAGSKLPSGERPLTLAQAYLAKLTGFSNKLVSPWGLSLFALVLAGVCLLGIGKLNVDDDIRHLQQSPASVTEPEDKLRKLLSGGTDNQFLLVRASSEEALLQRLEALSPQLDAAIKQQELGNYVSLSRYLPSKQKQDVAYQLQGKIYQSQLTTVLNSIGLDDGLAPELSAAYLAAKDSYITPTHFFELGLGKQLAPLWLAPQGLATPGHSTESATSPDTANLGNDSHGAIVLLGGIEDIAALKARFAEDPQVQLIDKVADISTVMGHYRLLTLKLLGLALVIALLLFSLSFGVKRAALVVAVPALAALLTLAILGLVGSPLSLFHALALILVFGIGIDYSLFFVSAEQHGKAVMMAVFMSACSTLLAFGLLAFSQTQAIHYFGLTLSLGIGFTFVLSPLILTTSQVLTTNKVSIPTRNVI, encoded by the coding sequence ATGGCGCCCAAGATTGCCACGCGTATTGGCCATTGCCTAATGCAAACCTCGACGAAATGGCGCTTCGCTATTTGGTTGTGTTTGATGCTGGCGGCAAGCCTGTGGACGCTGCAACTGTGGCAAAATGGGGCTAAGGTACAAAGCGATATTCTCGCCATGTTGCCCCATCTGCAGCAGGATGCACTCACGGCACGCGCCCTCGAACAAGTGGAATCGACACTCGCCGATCAAGTGTATCTCGCTCTGATTGCCGAGGATGAACCTCAAGCGATTGCGGCGGCAACACTCCTGATGGAGCAGCTTAAGACTCAACATACCGCTTTTACCGATATTCGTAGCGCCGATCTGCAGATGGGTGAAGCCCTAGGGCAATTTTATTTCCCCTATCGCTTTAAACTGCTCACCCCTGAACAAACCCAAGCATTAAGCCATGATGGCCTCGAGCACTTAATCGCCTCGGCCACTCAGCAGCTCTACAACGCCTTTAGTTATGCCAATAGCCAACTCTTGACCCAAGATCCTTTGCTGTTGTTTCCCGACAATGTGCTCGCCCTTGCGCCTAGTTCGAAGCTGAGCGCTAGCCAAGGGATTTTACTTGCTCATCCACAAAGTGTTGATACCAAACAAGGTGTTGATAGCAGTGAAGGCGTGGCCGCCATTGTGATGGCAAAAGGCACCGAAAGCGCCTTTAACCCTAATGCACAGTTACGCCAGCAAGCGGCACTCACTCAGGCGCTGAATGCCGTCAGCGTCCAATATGCCAGCGTTAAAGTGTTACAGGCGGGCGCACTATTTCATGCCATAGAAGCCACCAATACCGCGAAGAGTGAAATCTCTGTCCTCGGCCTCGCCTCTTTGCTTGGTGTAGTGTTATTGGTTTGGCTGGCGTTTCGCTCCGTGATGCCACTCTTGCTAGCGATGGTGACCATTGGCAGCGGCCTGCTGCTGGCGGTGACCTTTACCTTAAGCGTGTTCGGGGAGCTGCATTTACTCACTCTCGTCTTTGGCACTAGCCTGATAGGGATTGCCATCGACTACAGCTTCCATTTTTACTGCGAGCGGTTAAGCGATAATAAGCGTAGTGCGCAGGCGACCGTAGCCTATATCTTCCCCACAGTGTCACTGGCCTTTATCACTAGCGCCTTGGCCTATGTCGGTATTGGTTTAGCGCCGTTTCCCGGCATGCAGCAGGTAGCAATTTTCTGCGCCTCTGGCTTACTCGGCGCCTACCTGACGTTAGTGCTCGCCTATCCATTATTGGCGGGCAGCAAGTTGCCTTCGGGAGAACGCCCGTTAACTCTGGCACAGGCTTATCTTGCGAAACTCACCGGATTCTCCAATAAACTGGTCTCGCCATGGGGATTGAGTCTGTTTGCCTTAGTGCTCGCGGGAGTTTGCCTGCTGGGGATCGGCAAGCTTAACGTCGACGATGATATTCGCCATTTACAGCAAAGCCCTGCGAGCGTGACTGAACCAGAAGACAAGCTCAGAAAATTACTCAGTGGCGGCACGGATAACCAGTTTTTATTGGTGCGCGCCTCCAGCGAAGAAGCCTTACTGCAACGGCTCGAAGCCCTAAGTCCGCAGCTCGATGCCGCCATTAAGCAGCAAGAGCTGGGCAACTATGTCAGCCTTAGCCGTTATCTGCCAAGCAAACAAAAGCAGGACGTGGCGTATCAATTGCAGGGCAAGATTTACCAATCGCAATTAACCACAGTGCTAAACAGCATTGGCCTCGATGACGGCCTAGCACCTGAGCTTTCTGCCGCCTATCTTGCCGCCAAGGATAGCTATATCACCCCGACGCATTTTTTCGAACTAGGCCTAGGCAAACAGTTAGCCCCACTCTGGCTTGCACCACAGGGATTAGCGACGCCTGGGCACTCAACTGAGTCAGCGACCAGCCCCGATACTGCCAACCTAGGGAACGATAGCCACGGCGCCATAGTGCTGCTTGGTGGTATTGAAGATATAGCGGCCCTCAAGGCGCGCTTTGCCGAGGATCCGCAGGTGCAGCTTATTGATAAGGTCGCGGATATTTCCACCGTGATGGGACATTATCGCCTGCTTACCCTGAAGTTATTGGGGCTGGCGCTCGTTATCGCCCTCTTACTATTTAGCCTGAGCTTTGGCGTTAAAAGAGCCGCATTAGTGGTCGCCGTACCTGCGCTGGCCGCCTTACTCACCTTGGCCATTTTAGGCTTAGTCGGCTCGCCCTTAAGCTTGTTTCATGCGCTGGCGCTGATTTTAGTCTTCGGGATTGGGATAGATTACAGTTTGTTCTTTGTCTCCGCAGAGCAACATGGCAAGGCAGTGATGATGGCGGTGTTTATGTCCGCCTGCTCGACCCTATTGGCCTTTGGCTTACTCGCCTTTAGCCAAACCCAAGCTATTCATTATTTTGGATTAACCCTGTCCCTCGGCATAGGGTTTACTTTTGTACTTTCGCCATTGATTTTGACCACCAGTCAGGTTTTAACCACCAACAAGGTCTCGATACCTACAAGGAATGTTATTTAA
- a CDS encoding outer membrane lipoprotein carrier protein LolA — translation MIAFLARSKWWLGFCQSLLIICTLLFGSVQAQSLTDSNLTSSSQYQTLFAQGADKAALLALSQKLNLGETVRGHFVQSRQLKVLKKPLVSQGQFVFDKAQGLIWQQLSPFESLLILKDKQLIQKDSQGRVQISQADASASAAAMGDLLPNLVNAMLGGDISGLSANFELHFLAQEPLAQDKSPQESSSSSSANWQLGLTPKDPLMKKAIAHMVLEGSDTLHALVLLSAKPSVSPQDITRIDFSELRQGPLSEAELAQYAISQTSSKDAGSKE, via the coding sequence ATGATTGCCTTCCTCGCACGTTCTAAGTGGTGGCTAGGGTTCTGCCAAAGCCTGCTAATAATCTGCACACTGCTGTTTGGCTCGGTACAGGCACAGAGCCTCACCGATTCGAACCTCACAAGTTCGAGCCAATATCAAACGCTATTTGCCCAAGGCGCAGATAAGGCTGCATTGCTCGCCCTTAGCCAAAAGCTCAATCTTGGCGAGACGGTTCGCGGCCACTTTGTGCAATCGCGCCAGCTTAAAGTGCTGAAAAAGCCCCTCGTGAGCCAAGGTCAGTTTGTGTTCGACAAGGCACAAGGGCTTATCTGGCAACAACTTAGCCCCTTTGAGTCCTTGCTGATTTTAAAAGATAAGCAACTGATCCAAAAAGATAGCCAAGGGCGAGTGCAAATCAGCCAAGCCGATGCTTCGGCAAGCGCGGCGGCCATGGGAGATTTGCTACCGAACCTAGTGAATGCCATGCTGGGCGGCGATATTTCGGGCTTAAGTGCAAACTTCGAATTGCACTTTTTAGCCCAAGAACCCTTAGCGCAAGACAAGTCGCCACAAGAAAGCTCAAGTTCAAGCAGCGCAAACTGGCAGTTGGGATTAACCCCAAAAGATCCGCTGATGAAGAAGGCCATCGCCCACATGGTGCTCGAAGGCAGTGATACTTTACACGCCTTAGTGCTACTCAGCGCCAAGCCGAGTGTGAGTCCGCAGGATATTACCCGTATCGATTTTAGCGAGCTGCGCCAAGGTCCACTGAGTGAGGCTGAGTTAGCCCAATATGCCATCAGCCAGACGAGTTCTAAAGACGCGGGTTCAAAGGAGTAA
- a CDS encoding acyl-CoA thioesterase translates to MKALLSIEMDMQIPFHDVDSMGITWHGNYLRYFEIARCKLLDELGYNYRQMQASNYAWPIIDLQIKYVKASTFEQNITVRAELVEWENRLKINYQIRDTATGERITKGYTIQAAVDMTSQEMCFVTPEIFRSKIAPLLAKADSE, encoded by the coding sequence ATGAAAGCCTTGCTCAGCATAGAAATGGACATGCAGATCCCCTTCCACGATGTGGATTCGATGGGGATAACTTGGCATGGTAATTACCTGCGTTATTTCGAGATTGCCCGCTGCAAATTACTCGACGAGTTAGGCTACAACTATCGCCAAATGCAGGCCTCGAACTACGCTTGGCCGATTATTGATTTGCAGATCAAATACGTTAAGGCCAGCACCTTCGAGCAAAACATTACCGTGCGCGCCGAGTTGGTCGAGTGGGAAAATCGCCTAAAAATCAATTATCAAATCCGTGATACGGCAACTGGTGAGCGTATTACCAAAGGCTATACCATTCAGGCGGCGGTGGATATGACGAGCCAAGAAATGTGCTTTGTGACGCCAGAGATATTTCGCAGCAAAATCGCCCCGCTGCTAGCAAAGGCGGATAGCGAATGA
- a CDS encoding HAL/PAL/TAL family ammonia-lyase has protein sequence MSHAVTHTTTAEPPIEFGRQLLTLEQVVAVAKGAKVKLCDDADYQAYIQKGARFIDSLLHEEGVVYGVTTGYGDSCTVNVSLDLVHELPLHLSRFHGCGLGEILSVMQARAVMACRLNSLAIGKSGVTYELLKRIETLLNLNIVPVIPEEGSVGASGDLTPLSYLAAVLVGEREVIYNGERRATQEVYRELNITPHVLRPKEGLALMNGTAVMTALACLAFDRAQYLARLASRITAMASLTLKGNSNHFDDILFAAKPHPGQNQIATWIREDLNHHVHPRNSDRLQDRYSIRCAPHIIGVLQDALPFMRQFIETEVNSANDNPIVDGEGEHILHGGHFYGGHIAFAMDSLKNTVANIADLIDRQMALVMDPKFNNGLPANLSGSTGPRRAINHGFKAVQIGVSAWTAEALKHTMPASVFSRSTECHNQDKVSMGTIAARDCMRVLQLTEQVAAAALLAMTQGIGLRIKQNELDEASLTPSLATTLAQVRADFEPLVEDRPLEAVLRQTVSKIQAGEWEVCR, from the coding sequence ATGAGCCACGCAGTTACTCACACGACAACCGCTGAGCCGCCAATCGAATTTGGCCGTCAGTTACTCACATTAGAGCAAGTCGTCGCCGTTGCTAAGGGTGCTAAAGTCAAACTCTGTGATGATGCCGATTACCAAGCGTATATCCAAAAGGGCGCCCGCTTTATCGATAGCCTGCTGCACGAAGAAGGTGTGGTCTACGGCGTTACCACCGGCTATGGCGACTCTTGCACTGTCAACGTGAGTCTCGACTTAGTCCATGAGTTGCCACTGCACTTATCCCGCTTCCATGGCTGTGGCCTAGGCGAAATCTTAAGCGTGATGCAGGCGCGCGCCGTGATGGCTTGCCGTTTAAACTCCCTCGCCATTGGTAAATCCGGCGTGACCTATGAGCTGTTAAAGCGCATCGAAACCTTGCTTAATCTCAATATAGTGCCAGTGATCCCAGAGGAAGGTTCAGTCGGCGCCAGCGGTGACTTAACGCCATTGTCTTATCTCGCCGCCGTGCTAGTTGGCGAGCGCGAAGTGATTTATAACGGCGAGCGCAGAGCCACCCAAGAGGTTTACCGCGAGCTGAACATCACGCCCCATGTGCTGCGCCCCAAGGAAGGTTTAGCCCTGATGAATGGCACGGCGGTGATGACGGCATTAGCCTGTTTAGCCTTTGATCGTGCACAATATTTAGCGCGTTTAGCCAGCCGCATTACCGCCATGGCGTCGTTAACTCTCAAAGGTAACTCAAACCATTTCGACGATATTCTGTTTGCCGCCAAACCCCATCCGGGACAAAACCAAATCGCGACTTGGATCAGGGAAGATTTGAACCACCATGTTCACCCCCGCAATTCAGATCGTCTGCAGGACAGATATTCCATCCGCTGCGCGCCGCACATCATTGGCGTATTGCAGGATGCGCTGCCCTTTATGCGCCAATTTATCGAGACCGAAGTTAACAGCGCCAACGATAACCCCATAGTCGATGGTGAAGGCGAGCATATTCTCCACGGCGGCCATTTCTACGGCGGACACATTGCCTTTGCGATGGACTCCTTAAAAAACACTGTGGCCAACATCGCCGATCTCATCGACCGCCAAATGGCATTAGTGATGGACCCTAAGTTTAACAACGGTTTGCCAGCTAACCTTTCGGGTTCAACTGGGCCACGCCGCGCCATCAACCATGGCTTTAAGGCAGTGCAAATCGGCGTATCGGCTTGGACGGCTGAGGCGCTCAAGCACACTATGCCTGCGAGCGTTTTCTCTCGTTCAACCGAATGCCATAACCAGGACAAAGTCAGCATGGGCACTATCGCCGCCCGTGACTGTATGCGTGTATTGCAGCTGACAGAACAAGTCGCCGCCGCAGCCCTGCTTGCCATGACCCAAGGCATTGGTCTGCGTATCAAACAGAATGAGTTAGACGAAGCCTCGCTGACGCCATCGCTGGCGACCACGCTCGCCCAAGTGCGCGCCGATTTTGAGCCATTAGTCGAAGACAGACCGCTCGAAGCCGTGCTGCGCCAAACCGTTTCGAAAATCCAAGCGGGCGAATGGGAAGTATGCCGATGA
- a CDS encoding glycosyltransferase family 2 protein has protein sequence MLVPPSDLMGTAPIKLALVIPNYNHSAAITQTLAELAALNLPCYLIDDGSNDETRYLLQSLAEQHDWVTLLQHPYNRGKGAAVMTGLRRAYRDGFTHVLQVDADGQHNLSDIPAMLAKAQAKPDALISGKPEYDESVPKGRLYGRYLTHFWVWVETLSFDIQDSMCGFRVYPLAATERLLSQHALTERMDFDIEILVKLYWQGVEILFHPTKVIYPENGVSHFQGVADNVRITKLHTRLFFGMLKRLPQLLRRKQKAQSPQNDKASTHWSGMKERGSYWGIKLLVESYRFGGHWLCRAIMYPVICYFFLTGKVSREASLDFLRRVQRLEPQHPQLNQPVGWRDSLNHFLAFGNAALDRIDAWCDRIQLSQVDFPDRQVLADQLESGKGAVLLVSHLGNLELCRAISIHQRKVKVNVMVLTSHAENFNNVLKQLNPDSTLNLIQVTELNPATSMLLQQKIEDGELVVIAGDRTSSHSQGRVVYAPFMGEEAAFPQGPFILAGLLDCPVYLMFCLREQGRYRVHLEHFSNSLKGPRAGRMERLQQAVHNYSSRLEHYARREPLQWFNFFDFWRDDSKVNRATPAPQTTAALPELERTTDRTEHL, from the coding sequence ATGCTAGTCCCGCCGAGTGATTTAATGGGCACGGCGCCAATCAAGCTGGCGCTGGTGATCCCCAATTACAATCATAGCGCCGCGATCACCCAGACCTTAGCCGAGCTCGCCGCCCTCAATCTGCCCTGCTATTTGATTGACGATGGCAGCAACGATGAGACCCGCTATCTGCTGCAATCCTTGGCGGAGCAACACGACTGGGTGACCCTGCTGCAACATCCCTACAACCGTGGTAAAGGTGCGGCTGTGATGACAGGGCTTCGCCGTGCCTATCGCGATGGTTTTACCCATGTGTTACAGGTCGATGCCGACGGCCAGCATAATTTGAGCGATATTCCCGCCATGCTCGCCAAGGCGCAGGCCAAGCCGGATGCGCTGATCTCGGGCAAGCCCGAGTACGACGAGTCCGTCCCCAAGGGGCGACTCTATGGCCGTTACCTCACCCACTTTTGGGTATGGGTCGAAACCTTAAGCTTTGATATTCAAGATTCTATGTGCGGATTTAGGGTGTATCCCTTAGCCGCCACCGAGCGTCTATTGAGCCAGCACGCCCTCACGGAGCGGATGGATTTTGATATCGAAATCCTCGTCAAACTCTACTGGCAAGGGGTGGAAATCCTGTTTCACCCCACTAAAGTCATTTATCCCGAAAACGGCGTCAGCCACTTTCAAGGTGTGGCCGACAATGTGCGCATTACTAAGCTGCATACCCGATTATTTTTCGGCATGTTAAAACGCCTGCCACAACTGCTGCGCCGTAAACAGAAAGCTCAATCCCCCCAGAACGATAAAGCCTCAACCCATTGGTCGGGGATGAAGGAGCGCGGCAGTTATTGGGGCATAAAACTGTTGGTCGAAAGCTACCGTTTCGGCGGCCATTGGCTATGCCGCGCCATTATGTATCCGGTGATTTGTTATTTCTTCCTGACGGGCAAAGTCAGCCGTGAGGCCTCGTTAGATTTTCTGCGCCGCGTGCAACGCCTCGAGCCGCAACATCCCCAATTGAATCAGCCCGTTGGCTGGCGCGACAGTCTGAACCACTTTCTCGCCTTTGGTAATGCGGCGCTCGATAGAATCGATGCCTGGTGCGACCGCATTCAATTAAGCCAAGTGGATTTTCCCGACCGCCAAGTGCTGGCCGATCAGCTAGAAAGCGGCAAAGGCGCAGTGCTGCTAGTCTCTCACTTAGGCAATCTCGAACTGTGCCGCGCGATTTCAATCCACCAGCGTAAGGTCAAAGTGAATGTCATGGTGTTAACCAGCCATGCCGAAAACTTTAATAATGTACTCAAGCAATTAAACCCCGATAGCACGCTGAATTTGATCCAAGTGACCGAGCTTAACCCCGCCACCTCTATGCTGCTGCAGCAAAAGATTGAAGACGGTGAGTTAGTGGTGATTGCTGGCGATAGAACCTCATCTCACTCCCAAGGACGCGTGGTATACGCGCCATTTATGGGTGAAGAGGCAGCCTTCCCGCAGGGGCCATTTATTCTGGCCGGTCTCTTGGATTGCCCTGTGTACTTGATGTTTTGCCTGCGCGAACAAGGGCGATATCGCGTGCATTTGGAGCACTTTAGCAACAGCCTCAAAGGGCCACGTGCTGGGCGAATGGAAAGACTACAACAGGCGGTGCACAACTACAGCTCACGCCTCGAACACTACGCAAGGCGTGAGCCTTTGCAGTGGTTTAACTTTTTTGATTTTTGGCGGGACGATAGCAAGGTCAACCGCGCGACACCCGCCCCACAAACGACAGCAGCACTCCCGGAGCTGGAGCGCACTACAGACAGGACAGAGCATTTATGA
- a CDS encoding thioester dehydrase: protein MIKSSLPPILASEIGPESIELRLFVAADLEYFNGHFPEQAVLPGVTQLDWAVRLGCEHFGYNAAVANLEVLKFQQLILPGQEVTLAISHNAAKEKLTFAYSDGDHRYASGRISFASQQDDGASL, encoded by the coding sequence ATGATTAAGTCGAGTTTACCGCCGATCCTCGCATCAGAGATCGGCCCAGAAAGTATTGAACTGCGCCTCTTTGTCGCCGCCGATCTCGAATATTTTAACGGCCATTTTCCCGAGCAAGCCGTGCTCCCCGGCGTGACCCAACTCGATTGGGCCGTGCGCTTAGGTTGCGAGCATTTTGGTTACAACGCTGCGGTAGCTAATTTAGAAGTGCTAAAGTTTCAACAACTTATTTTGCCAGGGCAGGAAGTCACCTTAGCCATTAGCCATAATGCCGCCAAAGAGAAGTTAACCTTTGCCTACAGCGATGGCGACCACCGCTATGCCTCTGGGCGTATCAGCTTTGCTAGTCAGCAAGATGATGGAGCATCCCTGTGA
- a CDS encoding AMP-binding protein: MTQLLKNWLTQGPFAQQLISFNHHDIVTGALFTNQVAHFYEQLRQAPEQKWLLASDTSDLFAVGLCAALLAGKEIILPPNTQTGTLSELTHQFEGILSDKPLCESHAFILLNKELSLPTKPWPESDSFGELVLFTSGSSGEPKAIRKSLRQLDAEVTVLEHTFAEHLPHCSVVSTVSHQHIYGLLFKILWPLAASRPFLSEQIEYPETLSYYTALLPNLCLISSPAQLSRLPKALEHERQLRSPSLVFSSGGPLSFTAAQGVAQCYGHLPIEIFGSTETGGIAYRRQQEADEPWQVFEQITIDQDADDGALLLKSPYLADDQWLRCEDKIEPTANGQFRLKGRLDRIVKIEEKRLSLAQMETLLCSHAYVEQAALVVLPQFKSQLGAVITLSPLGRSVHQEQGKLSINNALKAHLLTQFERVTLPRRWRYPETLPLNTQGKRVVAQLVELFDHD, translated from the coding sequence ATGACACAACTACTCAAAAACTGGTTAACCCAAGGGCCATTCGCCCAACAACTGATCAGCTTTAATCACCATGACATAGTCACAGGTGCCCTGTTTACCAATCAGGTTGCACATTTTTACGAGCAGCTGCGCCAAGCGCCTGAACAAAAATGGTTACTGGCGAGTGATACCAGCGATCTGTTTGCCGTGGGTTTATGTGCCGCACTCTTGGCGGGCAAGGAAATTATTCTGCCGCCCAACACCCAAACTGGCACCTTGAGTGAGTTGACCCATCAGTTTGAAGGCATATTGTCAGACAAACCGCTGTGCGAGAGTCACGCCTTTATCCTGCTGAATAAAGAGCTGAGTCTGCCCACCAAACCTTGGCCAGAGAGTGACAGCTTTGGTGAACTGGTGCTCTTTACCTCGGGCAGCAGTGGTGAACCCAAGGCGATTCGCAAGAGCCTAAGGCAGCTCGATGCCGAAGTGACAGTGCTTGAGCACACCTTCGCCGAGCATTTGCCCCATTGCAGTGTGGTCTCGACCGTTTCCCATCAGCATATCTACGGCTTGTTGTTTAAGATCCTCTGGCCATTAGCCGCCAGTCGCCCTTTTTTAAGCGAGCAGATCGAATACCCAGAGACCTTAAGCTACTACACCGCCTTGTTACCGAATTTGTGCCTCATCAGTAGCCCTGCGCAATTATCCCGTTTGCCTAAGGCGCTAGAACACGAACGCCAACTGCGCTCACCCAGCTTAGTCTTCAGCTCCGGCGGGCCGTTAAGTTTCACCGCCGCCCAAGGGGTTGCCCAGTGCTATGGCCATTTACCCATAGAGATATTCGGCAGCACCGAAACCGGCGGTATCGCCTATCGTCGCCAACAGGAGGCCGACGAACCATGGCAAGTGTTTGAACAAATTACCATAGACCAAGACGCTGACGATGGCGCCCTGCTGCTGAAGTCGCCCTACTTGGCCGACGATCAATGGTTACGTTGTGAAGATAAAATAGAGCCGACGGCCAATGGCCAATTCAGGCTCAAGGGAAGACTCGATCGCATCGTTAAGATTGAAGAAAAACGTCTTTCACTGGCGCAAATGGAGACCTTGCTCTGTAGCCACGCCTATGTCGAGCAGGCTGCCTTGGTCGTATTACCCCAGTTTAAATCCCAGTTAGGGGCGGTGATCACCCTGTCGCCATTAGGCAGAAGTGTGCACCAAGAGCAGGGAAAACTGAGTATCAACAACGCGTTAAAAGCGCATCTACTGACTCAGTTCGAGCGCGTGACCTTACCGCGCCGCTGGCGTTACCCCGAAACCTTACCGTTAAACACTCAGGGCAAGCGCGTCGTCGCCCAGCTAGTTGAGTTATTTGACCATGATTAA
- a CDS encoding acyl carrier protein, with product MQNREQILAMLTTILVDEFEIDADAITPEANLYQELDLDSIDAVDLVIKLQQLTGKKIQPDEFKSVRTVNDVVNAIEGLVKD from the coding sequence ATGCAAAACCGCGAACAAATCCTCGCTATGTTGACCACGATTTTGGTGGATGAGTTTGAAATCGATGCCGATGCGATTACGCCAGAGGCGAATCTCTATCAAGAGTTAGATCTGGATAGCATCGATGCCGTCGACTTAGTGATTAAGCTACAGCAACTCACCGGCAAGAAAATTCAGCCCGACGAGTTTAAATCTGTGCGCACAGTCAACGATGTCGTTAACGCCATTGAAGGCCTAGTTAAAGACTAA
- a CDS encoding phosphopantetheine-binding protein, giving the protein MTLHNEIKQLIIDCLDLEDVSIDDIDTDAPLFGEGLGLDSIDALELGLAIKKKFDVKIEANSDSTKAHFYSVASLANFIESQRP; this is encoded by the coding sequence ATGACTTTACATAACGAAATTAAACAGTTGATCATCGACTGCCTCGACTTAGAAGACGTCAGTATTGATGATATCGACACAGATGCACCGCTATTTGGTGAAGGACTTGGACTCGACTCAATCGACGCGCTCGAGCTGGGTTTAGCCATCAAGAAAAAATTTGATGTGAAAATCGAAGCGAACTCGGATAGCACTAAGGCGCATTTTTACAGCGTCGCCAGCCTAGCTAACTTCATCGAATCACAACGTCCGTAG
- a CDS encoding lysophospholipid acyltransferase family protein, which yields MPNPVPHNAEFNVAYTLPEKRRAGINYIPRWLGGVSCYIAFGLGGLLSSLTILPLLRFWPGTPEARIIRVQKAVHTMFKGFVAMLTWAGVIRVSTHNAELLHNAKGVIVIANHPSLVDVVVLISLMPNAGCIVKQGLWRNPFLRGVVSCAGYIPNRGAELMLEDCREVLARGTNLIIFPEGTRTVFGASINEFARGAANIAIRTQADILPVVLRTNVRGLTKEQPWYEIPRQTMGMAVEIGNTISHQGYQAPLGEHAKMARQLTRDLEQYYQQQLENNYDFT from the coding sequence ATGCCTAATCCTGTGCCACACAATGCCGAATTTAATGTCGCTTATACGCTGCCCGAAAAGCGCCGCGCGGGAATCAACTATATTCCCCGTTGGCTCGGCGGCGTCAGTTGCTACATCGCCTTTGGTCTCGGTGGACTGTTGAGTTCATTAACTATCTTACCTCTGCTGCGTTTTTGGCCGGGCACGCCCGAGGCGCGGATTATCCGCGTGCAAAAGGCCGTGCACACTATGTTTAAAGGCTTTGTGGCCATGTTGACTTGGGCGGGAGTTATCCGAGTCAGCACCCATAATGCCGAGCTTTTACACAATGCCAAGGGTGTGATAGTGATTGCCAATCACCCGAGTCTGGTCGATGTAGTGGTATTAATCAGCTTGATGCCTAATGCGGGCTGTATCGTTAAGCAGGGGTTGTGGCGCAATCCCTTCTTACGTGGCGTCGTCTCCTGCGCGGGATACATTCCCAATCGCGGCGCCGAGCTCATGCTCGAAGATTGCCGCGAAGTGCTCGCCAGAGGCACTAATTTAATTATCTTCCCTGAAGGTACGCGTACTGTATTTGGCGCCAGCATTAACGAATTCGCCCGCGGTGCTGCCAATATTGCCATTCGCACCCAAGCCGATATTTTACCTGTGGTTTTGCGCACCAATGTACGTGGTTTGACAAAGGAACAACCTTGGTATGAGATCCCAAGGCAAACCATGGGAATGGCCGTCGAAATCGGTAACACAATTTCTCACCAAGGCTACCAAGCACCTTTAGGTGAGCATGCGAAAATGGCTCGGCAATTAACCCGAGACCTTGAACAATATTATCAACAACAACTCGAAAATAATTATGACTTTACATAA